The following are encoded together in the Thermomonas brevis genome:
- a CDS encoding DUF1674 domain-containing protein: MPVPAAPTAAEEHGGRGGLDPTRYGDWEKNGRCIDF, translated from the coding sequence TTGCCGGTTCCAGCCGCGCCGACCGCAGCCGAAGAACACGGCGGTCGTGGCGGTCTGGACCCCACCCGCTACGGGGACTGGGAAAAGAACGGCCGCTGCATCGACTTCTGA